From Xiphophorus hellerii strain 12219 chromosome 20, Xiphophorus_hellerii-4.1, whole genome shotgun sequence, the proteins below share one genomic window:
- the LOC116710654 gene encoding keratin, type II cytoskeletal 8-like, translating to MRKAMSTTSSTSVRRSYATPVSSVSKTSYGSSYGAAPSYSGGFSSMSLTRSGGYGGFGQQSFGQQSFGQQGCVPHITAVQVNESLLAPIPYTFDKSVEVIRTQEKEQIKTLNNRFASFIDKVRFLEQQNKMLETKWSLLQEQTTTRSNIDSMFEAYIANMRRQLDGLGNEKMKLEGELKNMQNLVEDFKHKYEDEINKRAAAENEFVLLKKDVDAAYMSKVELEAKVDALQDEINFLRAVYEAELRELQGQIKDTSVIVEMDNSRNLDMDAIVAEVRAQYEDIANRSKAEAEMWYKQKYDEMQSSAGQCETDLRSTKADIAELKRMIARLQNEIEAVKAQKNSLEAQISEAEERGELAVKDARARIKDLEEALNKAKSEMAKQVREYSDLLNIKLALDIEIATYRKLLEGEESRLTSGGSSATIHVQQTTSSGGLSSSNSGFGFGGMSGGYGGTITKSVTQQSSSKRYY from the exons ATGAGGAAGGCAATGTCAACCACAAGCTCCACCAGCGTCCGAAGATCCTACGCCACACCAGTCAGCAGTGTCTCCAAGACCAGCTACGGTTCCAGTTATGGCGCTGCACCCAGCTACTCTGGTGGTTTCAGCAGCATGTCTTTGACAAGGTCAGGAGGCTATGGTGGCTTCGGCCAGCAGAGTTTTGGCCAGCAGAGTTTTGGCCAGCAGGGTTGCGTGCCACATATCACAGCAGTCCAGGTCAACGAGAGTCTGCTGGCACCAATTCCTTACACCTTCGACAAATCTGTCGAGGTTATCCGTACCCAGGAGAAGGAGCAGATCAAGACCCTCAACAATCGCTTTGCCTCCTTCATCGACAAG gTCCGTTTCCTGGAACAGCAGAACAAGATGCTGGAAACCAAATGGAGCCTCCTGCAGGAACAAACCACAACCCGCTCCAACATTGACAGCATGTTTGAGGCCTACATTGCCAACATGCGCAGACAGCTTGATGGGCTTGGCAATGAGAAGATGAAGCTGGAGGGAGAGCTGAAGAACATGCAAAACCTTGTTGAGGACTTCAAGCATAA GTACGAGGATGAAATCAACAAGCGTGCAGCTGCTGAGAATGAGTTTGTGCTCTTGAAGAAG GATGTCGATGCTGCCTACATGAGCAAGGTGGAGCTGGAGGCTAAAGTTGACGCACTTCAGGATGAGATCAACTTCCTCAGGGCCGTGTATGAAGCT GAGCTTCGTgagctgcagggacagattAAGGACACCTCCGTTATTGTGGAGATGGACAACAGCCGTAACCTTGATATGGATGCCATTGTGGCTGAAGTCCGTGCTCAGTATGAGGACATTGCAAACCGCAGCAAGGCCGAAGCAGAGATGTGGTACAAGCAGAAG TACGATGAGATGCAGTCCTCTGCAGGACAGTGTGAAACAGACCTGCGCTCAACAAAGGCTGACATCGCTGAGCTGAAGCGCATGATCGCACGTCTTCAGAATGAGATTGAGGCCGTCAAAGCACAG AAAAACAGCCTTGAGGCACAGATCAGCGAGGCTGAGGAACGTGGTGAGTTGGCAGTAAAGGATGCCAGGGCTCGCATCAAGGATCTGGAGGAAGCTCTGAATAAGGCCAAGTCAGAGATGGCCAAGCAGGTGCGCGAATACAGTGACCTGTTGAACATCAAGCTCGCCTTGGACATTGAGATTGCCACCTACAGGAAGCTCCTGGAAGGAGAAGAGAGCAG ACTGACCAGTGGAGGATCCAGCGCCACCATCCATGTGCAGCAAACCACCTCCAGTGGTG GACTGTCCAGCAGCAACTCTGGGTTTGGCTTTGGTGGCATGTCTGGTGGTTATGGTGGTACCATCACCAAGTCTGTCACACAGCAAAGCAGTTCCAAAAGATACTATTGA